Sequence from the Dehalococcoidales bacterium genome:
AGGGGAAGTCCGAAATTCAGGTGATTTTCCCCGGTGTCTCCCAGCATTCTGGTGACACCATTAAGGAATTCTCCTGTCTGACCTTCAGCATTTACTATGATAATAAGATACTGAAGGAAGCGGTGTTCAGCAGGACACCGGATATTCTACTTAAAGCCCCGCAGATAACAAGGTAGATGAAATGCATGCTTATATAATCAGAAGATTGCTGCTAATGCTTCCTTCTCTGCTCATGGTGACCCTGATCGTTTTTTTCCTGGTCCGCTTCATCCCCGGCGATGTCATCGATATAATGGTAGTAGAGATGACGCAGGCAACCGGTGCCGGGGCAGCGGAAAAAACGGCTGAGGCTCTTAGAACCCAGTTGGGACTGGATAAACCGGTTTACCTCCAGTACTGGGAATGGTTGACAGATGTTCTCCGGGGTGACCTCGGCTCATCCCTGTGGACACGGCGGTCTGTGGGCTCTGATATACTCAGACGGCTCCCGGTATCCTCTGAGCTAGGGATTCTGGGTATGACCATAGCGCTAATAATGGCTCTGCCCATAGGTGTATATTCGGCAATACGGCAGGACACCGCCGGTGACTATTTTGGTCGCAGCCTTGCCATACTCTTTATCTCCGTTCCTTACTTCTGGCTGGGAACCGTAATCGTCGTCTACCCCTCGGTATGGTGGGGCTGGATGCCACCGATGAGGTATATCCCGCTGGTTGATAATCCGGTAGGAAATTTGAAACAGTTTATAATACCGGCTTTCGTGGTCGGTACCGTATTCACCGGGACGATCATGAGGATGACGCGTACCATGATGCTGGAGGTTCTAAGGCAGGACTATATCCGGACGGCCTGGGCCAAGGGACTCAGCGAGCGGGTGATTGTCCTGCGTCATGCCCTGAAGAACGCTCTAATTCCGGTGGTCACCATATTAGGTATGCAGTTGCCTATTGTCATTGCCGGCGCTGTGGTTACCGAGACAATATTCGCTTTACCCGGGATAGGCTTTTATCTGCTTGAAGCTATCGGCCGCAGAGATTACCCGGTGATTTCCGGAATAAACCTGATAGTGGCTAGTTTTGTGGTGGTCATTAATCTGCTGGTCGATATAACCTATGCCTATCTGGACCCCAGAATTCACTATAAATAACCTGATAGGGAAAATTTGAAAAATGGGTGAGAACCAGAGAGTATCCCGGGAAGCGGAGAGAGAACCAAAGAGTCATCCCTTGCTGATTGATGTATTCATCAGGCTGTTCAGGGAGAAACCCCTGGGTACTATAGGCGGTGCCATCGTCCTGATACTTTTTCTTACCGCTGTCTTCGCTGATGTGCTGGCTCCTTATGGATACGATGAAATGCTGCTGTCCGACCGGCTTCAACCCTCCTCTCCGCAGCACCTTCTGGGGACGGATAACCTGGGGCAGGACATACTGAGCCGCATTATTTTTGGAGCCCGTATCTCCATGTATGTTGGACTGGGAGGGGCAACTCTGGAGATAATTGTCGCGATGCTGATAGGCCTTATTTCAGGGTTCTTTTCCGGTAAGACTGACCTGATAATACAGCGGTTTGTTGATGCCTGGATGTGCTTTCCACCTCTTTTCATTTATTTAACTGTAATGGCTGTTCTGGGACCGGGACTGATACAGGTGATACTTGTACTGGGAATCTCTACCGGTATCCGCAGCTCAAGGGTGGTCAGAAGCGCGGTTATCGGCATTAGAGAAAATGTATATGTAGAAGCGGCCAGGGCTATCGGCGCCCCGAATATAAGAATACTTACCCGTCATATTCTCCCCAATGTTATGGCTCCGGTGATTATCATATTTACCCTGGCGATGGGGCAGATGATTCTGGCGGAAGCTACCCTGAGCTTTCTCGGTTTCGGTATTCCTCCGCCGATGCCCAGCTGGGGAGGTATGCTCAGTGGCAGGGGGCGCTCTTATATGCTACAGGCCCCATGGATGGCGCTGTGGCCCGGTCTGGCACTGGCTATTGTGGTCTATGGTATCAATATGCTGGGAGATGCCATAAGGGATTTGCTGGACCCGAGGCTGAGGGGTGGACTGGGACGATATTCAGGAATAAAGAGAAAAATGCCTAAACCGTCAATCTGAGGATAATAATCTACAGTTTGGTAACGTTACGCTCTTATAATAGCCCGACTGGATGCCTCTGAGAGCACCCGACGCTAATTCTGCCGTCTGATATTATTATTTCCGTGAAGATGTGTTAAAATTCAGGGTGTTCAGGTATTGGGACAAAAGTAAATAACGGGGAGGAAGAAAACCGAAATGGTCAGGACACCCTGTGAACTAACCGTTGCCGAAGCAGCTTCTAAAATCTCCACTGGTGAGTTAAGCGTTCTGCAGTTAGTCGAATCTTGTCTGGATCGCATCGATGCTCTGGAGGATAAGATTCAGGCGTGGGTATTGCTAGACCGGGAAGGAGCACTGGCAGCATCACTCTCCCTTGACGACGAGTTGCGTAAAGGACAGCGGCGCGGGCCCCTCCATGGTATCCCGGTGGGAATCAAGGATATTTTCTACACAGCCGGTCTGCGCACAGAAGCAGGCTCAAGGTCATGGTCAGGATTTGTGCCGTCTTATGATGCCACCGCTGTTGCCCGTCTGAAAGAAGCGGGGGCTGTTGTGCTTGGTAAAACTCACACTACCGAGTTTGCGCACCAGGATGTGGCCCCTACCCGTAATCCCTGGAATACCAGTCACACTCCCGGAGGTTCCAGCAGTGGCTCGGGGGCGGCGGTGGCCGCGGGCATGTGTCTGGCTGCTTTTGGTAGCCAGACCGGCGGATCAACGCTGCGCCCGGCGGCTTATAATGGCATTGTCGGCTTAAAACCCCAGCACGGTCGTATCAGCGCCTATGGCGTGGTGCCGCTAAGCTGGACCATGGACCATGTTGGTATCCTGGCCCGGACAGTAGAGGACTGTGCCCTCATCTTCCAGGCGGTGGCCGGCTATGATGCTAAGGACCTATATTCGCTTAATGAGCCAGTCCCCGATTGTCTGATCGGTCTGAACAGTCAGCAGAAACCGCGTTTAGGTCTGGTGCGCCAGCACTTTTTCGACCATGCTGATGAAGAGATGCGGTGCCATACTGAAGAAGTTGCCGGGCGGTTGCGTCAGGCGGGCGCCATTGTAGAGGAGGTGACATTATCTCCTGACTTCGCCGGACTCCATGAGATTAATCGTGTCATCATGTCGGTTGAGAGCGCAACCTATCATCGGGAGATGTTCGCGCAACGCAAGGAACTGTATCGTCC
This genomic interval carries:
- a CDS encoding ABC transporter permease, which gives rise to MHAYIIRRLLLMLPSLLMVTLIVFFLVRFIPGDVIDIMVVEMTQATGAGAAEKTAEALRTQLGLDKPVYLQYWEWLTDVLRGDLGSSLWTRRSVGSDILRRLPVSSELGILGMTIALIMALPIGVYSAIRQDTAGDYFGRSLAILFISVPYFWLGTVIVVYPSVWWGWMPPMRYIPLVDNPVGNLKQFIIPAFVVGTVFTGTIMRMTRTMMLEVLRQDYIRTAWAKGLSERVIVLRHALKNALIPVVTILGMQLPIVIAGAVVTETIFALPGIGFYLLEAIGRRDYPVISGINLIVASFVVVINLLVDITYAYLDPRIHYK
- a CDS encoding ABC transporter permease, which produces MGENQRVSREAEREPKSHPLLIDVFIRLFREKPLGTIGGAIVLILFLTAVFADVLAPYGYDEMLLSDRLQPSSPQHLLGTDNLGQDILSRIIFGARISMYVGLGGATLEIIVAMLIGLISGFFSGKTDLIIQRFVDAWMCFPPLFIYLTVMAVLGPGLIQVILVLGISTGIRSSRVVRSAVIGIRENVYVEAARAIGAPNIRILTRHILPNVMAPVIIIFTLAMGQMILAEATLSFLGFGIPPPMPSWGGMLSGRGRSYMLQAPWMALWPGLALAIVVYGINMLGDAIRDLLDPRLRGGLGRYSGIKRKMPKPSI
- a CDS encoding amidase; protein product: MVRTPCELTVAEAASKISTGELSVLQLVESCLDRIDALEDKIQAWVLLDREGALAASLSLDDELRKGQRRGPLHGIPVGIKDIFYTAGLRTEAGSRSWSGFVPSYDATAVARLKEAGAVVLGKTHTTEFAHQDVAPTRNPWNTSHTPGGSSSGSGAAVAAGMCLAAFGSQTGGSTLRPAAYNGIVGLKPQHGRISAYGVVPLSWTMDHVGILARTVEDCALIFQAVAGYDAKDLYSLNEPVPDCLIGLNSQQKPRLGLVRQHFFDHADEEMRCHTEEVAGRLRQAGAIVEEVTLSPDFAGLHEINRVIMSVESATYHREMFAQRKELYRPRIRKTIEEGLATPATEYARSLQSRLQQRAGVEPLLHQFDALLAPGAPGTAPKDLTITGDPVMQRPWTTIGLPSISLPTGLGQNGLPLAVQLLGAPLAEDRLLAVARWCERTLDVHLSPPLD